The following are encoded in a window of Deinococcus sp. HSC-46F16 genomic DNA:
- a CDS encoding alpha-hydroxy-acid oxidizing protein, with product MTTNPPAGPGRARQTRLYVRGLGGERPAVPVFPERLQAAAKAKMSAADFAYVAGGAGAERTMRANLAAFERVRLMPRRLSGTRERDLGVELLGLSLPSPLLLAPIGVLEAAHPQADLAVARAAAAERVPFIFSSQASVPMETCAEAMGDSPRLFQLYWGTDDEVTRSFVRRAEACGAAAIVLTLDTTLLGWRPRDLDLGSLPFLRGRGLAQYLSDPVFRSRLGTPLPAPDVQPPRTPALIRTGADLAAKGRAFGLSAGQMRSAAARFTATYTRPDLSWDDVGRLREWTRLPILLKGILHPDDAREAVRRGVDGLIVSNHGGRQIDGEVAALDALPGVVAAAGGLPVLLDSGVRTGSDVAKALALGARAVLLGRPYVYGLALAGEAGVREVIGNVLAEFDLTLGLLGLGAARDLGPGALAPSHGPDLSPYSGGRAD from the coding sequence ATGACGACCAATCCCCCAGCCGGACCGGGCCGCGCCCGGCAGACGCGCCTGTATGTGCGCGGCCTCGGCGGTGAGCGCCCCGCCGTTCCCGTGTTTCCCGAACGCCTTCAGGCGGCGGCCAAGGCCAAGATGAGCGCGGCCGATTTCGCCTACGTCGCGGGCGGGGCCGGGGCCGAGCGCACCATGCGGGCCAATCTCGCCGCCTTCGAGCGGGTGCGGCTGATGCCCCGCCGCCTTAGCGGAACCCGCGAACGCGACCTCGGGGTGGAGCTGCTGGGCCTCTCGCTGCCCTCGCCTCTGCTGCTGGCCCCCATCGGCGTGCTGGAGGCCGCGCACCCGCAGGCCGACCTCGCCGTCGCCCGTGCCGCCGCCGCCGAGCGCGTCCCTTTCATTTTCTCCTCGCAGGCGTCGGTGCCGATGGAGACGTGCGCGGAGGCGATGGGCGACTCTCCGCGCCTCTTTCAGCTCTACTGGGGCACCGACGATGAGGTCACGCGCTCCTTCGTGCGCCGGGCGGAGGCGTGCGGGGCGGCGGCCATCGTCCTGACCCTCGACACGACGCTGCTGGGGTGGCGGCCCCGTGACCTCGACCTCGGCAGCCTGCCCTTCCTGCGGGGGCGCGGGCTGGCGCAGTACCTCAGCGACCCGGTGTTCCGCTCGCGGCTGGGCACGCCACTGCCTGCCCCCGACGTGCAGCCCCCGCGCACCCCCGCCCTGATCCGCACCGGGGCCGACCTTGCCGCGAAGGGCCGCGCCTTCGGGCTGAGTGCCGGGCAGATGCGCTCGGCCGCCGCCCGCTTTACCGCGACCTACACCCGCCCCGACCTGTCGTGGGACGACGTGGGCCGCCTGCGCGAGTGGACCCGGCTGCCCATCCTCCTCAAGGGCATCCTTCACCCCGACGACGCGCGGGAGGCCGTTCGGCGCGGGGTGGACGGCCTGATCGTGTCCAACCACGGCGGGCGGCAGATCGACGGCGAGGTGGCGGCCCTCGACGCCCTGCCCGGCGTGGTCGCGGCGGCGGGGGGGCTCCCCGTGCTGCTCGACAGCGGCGTCCGCACCGGGTCGGACGTGGCGAAGGCCCTCGCGCTGGGCGCACGGGCGGTGCTGCTGGGTCGCCCCTACGTGTACGGCCTCGCCCTCGCGGGGGAAGCGGGCGTGCGCGAGGTCATCGGAAATGTGCTGGCCGAGTTCGACCTCACCCTGGGTCTCCTGGGGCTGGGGGCGGCCCGCGATCTTGGACCGGGGGCGCTGGCCCCTTCACACGGGCCTGACCTGTCACCGTATTCTGGAGGGCGTGCGGACTAA
- the cpdB gene encoding 2',3'-cyclic-nucleotide 2'-phosphodiesterase, with the protein MRTKFALTTALLLSAAGAQTVELRILETTDLHTAARGYDYYQDKPTGEFGLEYTATLIKQAREEKRNTLLFDNGDLIQGNPLGDFAARVQPLKDGQMHPMHQAMRTLRYDGATLGNHEFNYGLDYLDRVLASAPMPYVNANVLNTDGTNKYTPFVVQRKLVYSTDGRPYFINVGVIGFTPPQILNWDRAHLEGKVQVTDIVEAARKFVPQMRAQGADIVVALAHTGINQGAYTTGGEQAGAALTGVEGIDVVLTGHSHLEFPGSAYKDVSGVDLKKGTINGKVVLMPGFWGNNLGVADLKLNYNRATQKWTIADAQGSIRPIWDKTAKKNLVTPDPVIAAAVNKAHEGTLAYVRGKVADLTAPVTSYWSLVQDDPSVQLVSNAQLAYVKAALSNSQYKDLPVLSAAAPFKAGGRAGVSYYTDIPAGTLAIKNVADLYVYPNTVQAVLVNGAQVQEWLERSAGQFNRIDPTKTEPQALVDESFPTYNFDVIDGVTYEIDVTQPARYDRSGKLVNPDSRRIKNLQYQGKPIDPAQQFVIATNNYRASGGGSFPGLDGKNIVLQAPDETREALVKYFNEQKTVNPTADGNWKLTPIPGATLLYVSSPTAAKSLPAGATLLRTREDGFAEYTIKF; encoded by the coding sequence GTGCGGACTAAATTTGCCCTGACCACGGCCCTGCTGCTCAGTGCGGCGGGCGCCCAGACCGTCGAACTGCGGATTCTCGAGACGACCGACCTCCACACCGCCGCGCGTGGCTACGACTACTACCAGGACAAGCCCACCGGCGAGTTCGGGCTGGAGTACACCGCCACCCTGATCAAGCAGGCCCGCGAGGAGAAGCGCAACACGCTGCTCTTCGACAACGGTGACCTGATTCAGGGCAACCCCCTGGGCGACTTCGCGGCCCGCGTGCAGCCGCTGAAAGACGGCCAGATGCACCCCATGCACCAGGCGATGCGCACCCTGCGCTACGACGGCGCGACCCTGGGGAACCACGAGTTCAACTACGGCCTCGACTACCTCGACCGCGTGCTGGCCTCGGCCCCGATGCCCTACGTGAACGCCAACGTGCTGAACACCGACGGCACGAACAAGTACACGCCCTTTGTCGTGCAGCGCAAGCTGGTGTACTCGACCGACGGCCGCCCCTACTTCATCAACGTCGGTGTGATCGGCTTCACCCCGCCCCAGATCCTCAACTGGGACCGCGCCCACCTCGAGGGCAAGGTGCAGGTGACCGACATCGTGGAGGCCGCCCGCAAGTTCGTGCCCCAGATGAGGGCCCAGGGGGCGGACATCGTGGTCGCGCTCGCCCACACCGGCATCAACCAGGGCGCCTACACCACGGGCGGCGAGCAGGCGGGCGCGGCCCTGACCGGCGTGGAGGGGATCGATGTGGTCCTGACCGGCCACAGCCACCTCGAGTTCCCCGGCAGCGCCTACAAGGACGTGTCCGGCGTGGACCTGAAAAAGGGCACCATCAACGGCAAGGTCGTGCTGATGCCCGGCTTCTGGGGCAACAACCTCGGCGTGGCCGACCTGAAGCTGAACTACAACCGCGCCACCCAGAAGTGGACCATCGCCGACGCCCAGGGCAGCATCCGCCCGATCTGGGACAAGACGGCCAAGAAGAACCTCGTCACGCCCGACCCCGTGATCGCGGCGGCAGTGAACAAGGCCCACGAGGGCACCCTGGCCTATGTGCGCGGCAAGGTGGCCGATCTGACGGCCCCGGTGACCTCCTACTGGTCGCTGGTACAGGACGATCCCAGCGTGCAGCTCGTCTCGAACGCGCAGCTCGCCTACGTCAAGGCCGCGCTCTCGAACAGCCAGTACAAGGACCTCCCCGTTCTGTCTGCCGCCGCGCCCTTCAAGGCCGGGGGCCGCGCGGGCGTGAGCTACTACACCGATATTCCCGCCGGAACGCTGGCGATCAAGAACGTCGCCGACCTCTACGTCTACCCCAACACCGTGCAGGCCGTCCTCGTGAACGGGGCACAGGTGCAGGAGTGGCTGGAGCGCTCCGCCGGGCAGTTCAACCGCATCGACCCGACCAAGACCGAGCCGCAGGCCCTCGTCGACGAGAGCTTCCCCACCTACAACTTCGACGTGATCGACGGCGTGACCTACGAGATCGACGTGACCCAGCCCGCCCGCTACGACCGCAGCGGCAAGCTGGTCAACCCGGACTCCCGCCGCATCAAGAACCTCCAGTACCAGGGCAAGCCCATTGACCCCGCGCAGCAGTTCGTCATTGCCACGAACAACTACCGCGCCTCGGGGGGTGGCTCCTTCCCCGGCCTGGACGGCAAGAACATCGTGCTCCAGGCTCCTGACGAGACCCGCGAGGCGCTCGTCAAGTACTTCAACGAGCAGAAGACGGTGAATCCGACCGCCGACGGCAACTGGAAGCTCACGCCCATCCCCGGCGCGACCCTGCTGTACGTCAGCAGCCCGACCGCCGCCAAGAGCCTACCCGCTGGCGCCACGCTGCTGCGGACGCGAGAGGACGGGTTCGCGGAGTACACCATCAAGTTCTGA
- a CDS encoding redox-sensing transcriptional repressor Rex has translation MTGIPTATISRLVTYLRILEGLEAHEISRTSSNDLAERAGVTAFQVRKDLAYFGRFGTRGMGYTVPILKRELMRVLGLNQTWNVVVVGVGRLGQAIANYPGASDYQFQYVGLFDVNPDVVGRTVRGLTVRHMDELPEFVRGNKVDMGFLAVPPDHAQDAAQALAGAGVRGILNFAPTVIQPRMLERAGQQEISDEWRAVIVENVDFLAGMKRLAFYILNPHLNAVDPEETE, from the coding sequence ATGACCGGGATTCCCACCGCGACCATCAGCCGTCTCGTGACCTATCTGCGCATTCTGGAAGGTCTGGAAGCGCACGAGATCAGCCGCACGAGCAGCAATGACCTCGCCGAGCGGGCCGGGGTGACGGCCTTTCAGGTCCGCAAGGACCTGGCCTACTTCGGGCGGTTCGGCACGCGGGGGATGGGCTACACGGTGCCCATCCTCAAGCGCGAGCTGATGCGGGTGCTGGGCCTGAACCAGACCTGGAACGTGGTGGTCGTCGGCGTAGGGCGGCTGGGGCAGGCCATCGCCAACTATCCCGGCGCGAGCGACTACCAGTTTCAGTATGTCGGCCTCTTCGACGTGAACCCCGACGTGGTGGGGCGCACGGTGCGTGGCCTGACCGTGCGCCACATGGACGAGTTGCCCGAGTTCGTGCGCGGCAACAAGGTGGACATGGGCTTTCTGGCCGTGCCGCCCGACCACGCGCAGGACGCCGCGCAGGCGCTGGCCGGAGCGGGCGTGCGCGGCATTCTCAACTTCGCGCCCACGGTGATTCAGCCCCGCATGCTGGAACGGGCGGGGCAGCAAGAAATCAGTGACGAGTGGCGTGCTGTGATTGTCGAGAACGTGGACTTCCTGGCCGGAATGAAGCGGCTCGCCTTTTACATCCTGAACCCACACCTGAACGCCGTGGACCCGGAGGAGACTGAATGA
- a CDS encoding SPOR domain-containing protein — protein sequence MSRAQRPGSAPRWPDLLIGLLVVLLLAGFAALLIGQREDTTAEAPPPAVVEEVPEIPVAPGTDLGVGPVQEPTPAPEASAAPEETQPTTEPEATTPREETPPAQAEPEAAAPTPTPSEAAGPAAEQAAEPTPPAPEASPAKPPAASSDPAVVAATPIPAAPPAPPVPEVTLPKPKTTIPLSPPAGSAATPPASEATRPEAPESTSPEETGATASTPPAPARSGSAVAPSEERTPLRSDYRISLGTFGSEAEARRAASGVSDAGYPVYVIDLGAQVVAQVGPYGDETTARRALADIQPRAPRAVLYAPRGRTLTGGGSETTEAAAPAETPAPAAPPEAVPDEPETPPAAQTPAPDGPVYLQVGAFDRQESAGRLVGMLRDLGFSPTVNAPENRKVTVLVGPYSGEALLEAERQLDANGHDHFRIR from the coding sequence ATGAGCCGCGCCCAGCGTCCGGGGTCCGCCCCCCGCTGGCCCGACCTGCTGATCGGCCTGCTCGTCGTGCTGCTGCTCGCGGGCTTCGCGGCCCTGCTGATCGGGCAGCGGGAGGACACGACCGCAGAAGCCCCCCCGCCCGCCGTGGTGGAGGAAGTGCCCGAAATTCCCGTCGCGCCGGGCACCGACCTCGGCGTGGGGCCGGTGCAGGAGCCGACCCCCGCGCCGGAGGCGAGTGCGGCACCGGAGGAGACGCAGCCCACCACCGAACCCGAGGCCACCACGCCGCGCGAGGAGACGCCTCCCGCGCAAGCGGAGCCGGAAGCGGCGGCCCCAACGCCGACGCCCAGCGAAGCTGCCGGGCCAGCGGCCGAGCAGGCCGCTGAGCCGACCCCCCCGGCGCCCGAGGCCAGCCCCGCCAAGCCTCCCGCCGCCTCCAGCGATCCCGCCGTGGTCGCCGCGACGCCCATTCCGGCGGCTCCCCCGGCCCCCCCCGTGCCCGAGGTGACGCTGCCCAAGCCGAAGACGACCATTCCGCTGAGTCCCCCGGCGGGCAGCGCGGCCACCCCCCCCGCTTCCGAGGCGACGCGCCCCGAAGCCCCGGAAAGCACGTCCCCGGAGGAAACGGGGGCCACAGCCTCCACCCCCCCGGCCCCGGCCCGGTCCGGCTCGGCGGTGGCCCCCAGCGAGGAGCGCACGCCGCTGCGCAGCGACTACCGCATCAGCCTGGGGACCTTCGGGTCGGAGGCCGAAGCCCGCCGCGCCGCTTCGGGCGTGTCGGACGCCGGATACCCGGTGTACGTGATCGACCTCGGCGCCCAGGTCGTGGCCCAGGTCGGCCCCTACGGGGACGAGACGACCGCCCGCCGGGCGCTGGCCGACATCCAGCCCCGCGCCCCCCGCGCCGTGCTGTACGCGCCGCGTGGCCGCACCCTGACCGGGGGCGGCAGCGAGACCACCGAGGCGGCAGCCCCGGCCGAGACGCCTGCCCCCGCCGCGCCGCCCGAGGCCGTCCCCGACGAGCCGGAAACGCCGCCTGCCGCCCAGACCCCCGCCCCCGACGGCCCGGTCTACCTTCAGGTGGGTGCCTTTGACCGCCAGGAAAGCGCCGGGCGGCTGGTCGGAATGCTGCGCGACCTGGGCTTCTCGCCCACCGTGAACGCACCGGAAAACCGCAAGGTGACTGTGCTCGTCGGCCCCTACAGCGGTGAGGCCCTGCTGGAGGCCGAGCGCCAGCTCGACGCGAACGGCCACGACCACTTCAGGATTCGCTGA
- a CDS encoding tetratricopeptide repeat protein — MTPTRTTVLLGLLLAAAPHTAAQTLLDTSAAVSVQTTLLQTQPGGVPVTVPAVPTPPGAPAAPGTAVPGTPAAPPPPALTPAQQQTLSQGREALGAGDLARARRLFESLVAAQYTHPEGHFGLGLTLLALNDLRGAAFEFSRLRELAPDRFEAAYNLGVIASREGRFAEARRLYEEAATLSRGKAGPAAERQVLEALAGEQLRAGDWAALSATLAQAAALDPSDRALAFRLAQAQVRAGQGVQALPGLYALLSREPGRADAALLLADIYVGQRLPERAVRELDTVLPRVTKASDRAGLHLRKADVLAAAGDTRGAVLAAQEATRLDPARPAAFARLGELRALRGDRAGAQAAYAQAARLAPKDAGIRTALGAARLALGLNAQARQDAAQALTLKPDAATRARALYVQGVAAYRLGDLATARTALRQSTQAAPGADAYLWLGLTAYAQKDYAGAAGALTTSVKLDPTPTARQNLGSALLATSRYAEAEAILRGLTGEQPRNAEAWYLLGLSLRSQGREAQARPALKTAADLGHRRAAEALR; from the coding sequence GTGACCCCAACGAGAACCACGGTACTGCTCGGCCTGCTGCTGGCCGCCGCGCCCCATACGGCCGCCCAGACCCTGCTCGACACTTCGGCGGCGGTGTCCGTCCAGACCACGCTGCTCCAGACCCAGCCAGGGGGGGTGCCGGTCACCGTGCCTGCGGTGCCGACCCCCCCGGGTGCCCCCGCCGCTCCGGGCACGGCCGTCCCCGGCACCCCGGCCGCGCCCCCGCCCCCAGCCCTCACGCCCGCACAACAGCAGACGCTGAGTCAAGGCCGCGAGGCCCTCGGCGCGGGCGACCTCGCGCGGGCACGGCGGCTGTTCGAGTCGCTCGTCGCGGCCCAGTACACCCACCCCGAGGGGCATTTCGGCCTGGGCCTGACGCTGCTGGCGCTGAACGACCTGCGCGGCGCGGCGTTCGAGTTCTCCCGGCTCCGGGAACTGGCCCCCGACCGCTTCGAGGCGGCCTACAACCTCGGCGTGATCGCCAGCCGCGAGGGCCGGTTCGCGGAGGCTCGGCGGCTGTACGAGGAAGCGGCGACCCTCTCGCGCGGCAAGGCCGGACCCGCCGCCGAGCGGCAGGTGCTCGAGGCGCTGGCGGGCGAGCAACTGCGGGCGGGCGACTGGGCCGCGCTGAGTGCCACGCTCGCGCAGGCGGCGGCCCTCGACCCCTCGGACCGCGCCCTCGCCTTCCGGCTGGCGCAGGCGCAGGTGCGGGCGGGGCAGGGGGTGCAGGCGCTGCCGGGCCTCTACGCGCTGCTCTCGCGCGAGCCGGGCCGGGCGGACGCGGCGCTACTACTCGCGGACATCTACGTGGGGCAGCGCCTGCCGGAGCGGGCAGTGCGGGAACTCGACACCGTGCTGCCCCGCGTGACGAAGGCGAGCGACCGGGCTGGCCTGCACCTGCGCAAGGCCGACGTGCTCGCCGCCGCTGGGGACACGCGCGGGGCTGTGCTCGCCGCGCAGGAGGCCACCCGGCTGGACCCCGCCCGCCCCGCCGCTTTCGCCCGTTTGGGGGAGCTGCGGGCGCTGCGCGGCGACCGCGCCGGGGCGCAGGCCGCCTACGCGCAGGCCGCCCGCCTCGCCCCGAAGGACGCGGGGATTCGCACGGCGCTGGGCGCTGCGCGGCTCGCACTGGGGCTGAATGCCCAGGCCCGGCAGGACGCGGCGCAAGCGCTGACGCTGAAGCCCGACGCCGCCACCCGCGCCCGTGCCCTGTACGTGCAGGGCGTGGCCGCCTACCGCCTGGGTGACCTCGCCACCGCCCGCACCGCCCTGCGCCAGAGCACCCAGGCGGCTCCGGGCGCGGACGCCTACCTGTGGCTGGGGCTGACCGCCTACGCGCAGAAGGACTACGCGGGCGCGGCCGGGGCGCTGACCACCAGCGTGAAGCTGGACCCCACCCCCACCGCCCGCCAGAACCTCGGCTCGGCACTGCTGGCCACCTCGCGGTACGCGGAGGCCGAGGCGATCCTGCGCGGCCTGACCGGGGAGCAACCGCGCAACGCGGAGGCCTGGTACCTGCTGGGCCTGAGCCTGCGGTCGCAGGGGCGTGAGGCGCAGGCCCGGCCCGCCCTGAAGACGGCCGCCGACCTCGGGCACCGCCGCGCGGCGGAGGCGCTGCGATGA
- the rlmN gene encoding 23S rRNA (adenine(2503)-C(2))-methyltransferase RlmN, with translation MQLLLDLHPDEYPLEGFRRRQLLEWVFVQGVGTFEAMTNLPAPLRSDLAARFQLNPFREIETVRSADGSAKYLFTLLDGRQMEAVYMPYLDRKTVCVSTMVGCPARCAFCATGAMGFGRNLTPGEIVGQVLAVAGGEGLEPREIRNLVFMGMGEAMLNYDHTMKAARILLHPQALGMSKRRVTLSTVGIAKGIRRLAEEDDLGLKLAISLHAPDEETRQKIIPTGAANSIEEIMAAARDYQAVTGRRVTLEYTMLRGLNDHLWQAELLAERLRGLVSHVNLIPMNPWDGSGFESSTEEQIQAFYDALEERGVDVSVRRSRGKDAGAACGQLALKRPGAATGAPA, from the coding sequence ATGCAGCTTCTCCTCGACCTTCACCCCGACGAGTACCCGCTGGAGGGCTTCCGGCGGCGGCAACTGCTGGAGTGGGTGTTCGTGCAGGGCGTGGGCACCTTCGAGGCGATGACCAACCTGCCCGCCCCCCTGCGCTCGGACCTCGCCGCCCGCTTCCAGCTCAACCCCTTCCGCGAGATCGAGACGGTTCGCAGCGCCGACGGCTCGGCGAAGTACCTCTTCACGCTGCTCGACGGGCGACAGATGGAAGCGGTGTACATGCCCTACCTCGACCGCAAGACGGTCTGCGTGTCCACGATGGTGGGCTGCCCGGCCCGCTGCGCCTTTTGCGCGACCGGGGCGATGGGCTTCGGGCGCAACCTGACGCCCGGCGAGATCGTGGGGCAGGTGCTGGCCGTCGCGGGGGGCGAGGGGCTGGAGCCGCGCGAGATTCGCAACCTCGTCTTTATGGGCATGGGCGAGGCGATGCTGAACTACGACCACACCATGAAGGCCGCCCGCATCCTGCTGCACCCGCAGGCACTGGGCATGAGCAAGCGCCGGGTGACCCTCTCCACCGTGGGGATCGCCAAGGGCATTCGGCGGCTGGCCGAGGAAGACGACCTCGGGCTCAAGCTGGCGATCAGCCTGCACGCCCCTGACGAAGAGACGCGGCAGAAGATCATCCCGACCGGGGCCGCCAACTCCATCGAGGAGATCATGGCCGCCGCCCGCGACTATCAAGCGGTGACCGGGCGCCGGGTGACGCTGGAATACACCATGCTGCGCGGTCTCAACGATCATCTCTGGCAGGCCGAACTCCTCGCCGAGCGGCTGCGCGGGCTGGTGAGCCACGTCAACCTGATTCCGATGAATCCCTGGGACGGCTCGGGCTTCGAGTCGAGCACCGAAGAGCAGATTCAGGCCTTCTACGACGCACTGGAGGAACGCGGCGTGGATGTCAGCGTGCGGCGTTCGCGCGGGAAGGACGCGGGGGCAGCGTGCGGGCAGCTCGCCCTCAAGCGGCCTGGGGCGGCGACGGGCGCTCCGGCCTGA
- a CDS encoding DUF2721 domain-containing protein, whose translation MADPTLGALTAMITPAVLISGAGTLLLSTSARLGRSTDRVRVLTARFKDLVSEEGQREPLAREEKQMIVRQLPRLTRRTRYLQRAMRAFYVAVALLVGTSLLIGVGELSGLTTGAAPVLLALLGAGSLAYGALLLSFEATLSGITTREEMGFLVRLGEHYATLYQDETDRIREE comes from the coding sequence ATGGCCGACCCCACCCTCGGCGCCCTGACTGCCATGATCACCCCCGCCGTGCTGATCTCGGGCGCGGGCACCCTGCTGCTCAGCACCAGCGCCCGCCTGGGCCGCAGCACCGACCGGGTGCGCGTCCTGACCGCCCGCTTCAAGGACCTCGTGTCCGAGGAAGGTCAGCGCGAACCCCTCGCCCGCGAGGAAAAGCAGATGATCGTGCGCCAATTGCCACGCCTGACCCGCCGCACCCGTTACCTCCAGCGGGCGATGCGGGCCTTTTATGTTGCGGTCGCGCTGCTGGTAGGCACCAGCCTGCTGATCGGGGTGGGCGAACTGTCTGGGCTGACGACTGGGGCTGCTCCGGTCCTGCTGGCCCTGCTGGGGGCCGGGAGCCTCGCCTACGGGGCACTCCTCCTGAGTTTCGAGGCCACCCTCAGCGGCATCACCACCCGCGAGGAGATGGGCTTTCTGGTGCGGCTGGGCGAGCACTACGCAACCCTGTACCAGGACGAGACAGACCGCATTCGGGAGGAGTAG